The nucleotide sequence GGCGCTTATGCTCGTCGTCGTTTCCCTCGTCTCGACACTCGTCATCATCTATTCGATTGCATACATGGGTGAAGAGGGCGGGAGGAAGAGGCGTTATTACACTGAGATATCGCTTTTCGTCGGGGTCATGCTCGGCCTCGTCCTCGCGAACAATTACCTCGAACTCTTCATCTTCTGGGAGCTCGTCGGGCTTTGTTCGTATCTTTTGATAGGGTTCTGGTATCACAAGCCATCAGCAGCTTCTGCGGCAAAGAAAGCGTTCATTGTGACGAGAGTAGGCGACATCATGTTCATGGTGGGGCTGATCATCCTCTTCACGACATTCAAGACCTTGAACTTCCGCGAGCTCTTTGAGATGGAGGTCTCAGGTAGCGACCTTGGCCTCCTAACGATAGGCACTTTTATGATTTTCGGCGGTGCGATCGGGAAGAGTGCGCAGTTCCCGCTACATGACTGGTTGCCGGACGCAATGGAAGGCCCTACGACAGTCTCAGCGCTCATTCATGCGGCAACGATGGTCAAGGCGGGTGTGTATCTCGTTGCGCGATCGTTCCCGCTGTTCGTCCAGACCCCAGATACGTTGATGGTCGTGGCGATCATCGGGGGAGTAACCGCGTTCATGGCGGCCACGATGGCACTCAATAATCCCAATATCAAACGTGTGCTTGCCTATTCGACAATCAGCCAGCTCGGCTACATGATGCTCGCGCTCGGTGCTGGTGGATATATCTTCTACTATCTGCACGGCGCGGAGGGCTATACCGCTTCCATGTTCCACTTGATGAACCATGCCTTCTTCAAGGCGCTCCTCTTCCTGTGCGCCGGTAGCGTTATTCACGCTGTCAATACAGAGGACATGCGGCTGATGGGAGGTCTTGGCAAGAAAATGAAAATCACATCATTCACGATGCTCATTGGAGCTCTCTCCATCTCGGGCATACCTCCGTTCAGCGGCTTTTGGAGCAAGGACGAGGTGCTTGCAACGGTTTTCGAAGCATGTGAGCTAAATTGGGTCTTCGCTTTACTTTACATCCTCGGTATCGCGACAGCCTTCATGACCGCCTTTTATATGTTCCGCCTCTGGTTCATGACGTTCGCAGGGGAAGAAGGCGAAGCGAGTAGTCATGCACATGAATCGCCGAAGATTATGACCATCCCATTAATCATCCTGGCGCTTCTCGCTGCCGGCTCATTCCTTGTTCTGTTCGTTGGCGGAGGATTTGGGTCCCAAATCTTCTTTGAAGAACCTCATGCCCTTACAGCCAGTGAAATTCTAGCGGTGACATTCACCGATCCTCTCACCTACCTATCGATTGCAGTCGCACTTTGCGGGGTCGGAATGGCTTACGCAACTTACTACAAAAGGACAATCTCTCCAGAGATTTTTGTTTCCACAAAAGCTCGAAGAACTTTATACAACATCCTCCTCAATCGTTACGGATTTGCTGTCGGCTATAACGCATTCGCTGAGAAAGTCGTGTATGGGTTTGCGATTGTTGTCGACGCGTTTGACAGATACGTCATCGATGGCATTGTTAACGGCGTTGCCTTCCTTCTAACGAGGGCAGGCCACTATATCAGGAAGATCCAGACAGGATACGTGCAACTCTACGCGACGATCATTATCGCGGCGATTTCGGTCATTATTGTTCTTCTTTATCTCATTGGAGGTCTGAGATGATGCTAGAGAATGTGCCGATACTTTCGCTCCTCATCCTTATTCCTCTGATTGGTTCGATTCTGGTATTTGCACTTGGCAATACGAGGAAGGCTGCTGCGAGTATCGCTTTAGTCTTTTCCGCGATCCCACTCGCCCTATCGATATTCCTCCTGCTTGATTTTCATATAGGGGCTATTGGCTATCAATTCATTGAAAAGTACACCTGGATTGAAAGCTACGGAATCGCTTATCACTTGGGTGTCGATGGCATCAGTGTTCCAATGGTTTTCCTGACAGCGCTCCTCTGTTTCCTCGCGATCCTGTTTTCCTGGGATGTCGAACACCGAACAAAGGAGTACATGGGGTTGATGCTCGTCCTCGAGGTCGGTGTCCTCGGGGTATTTACGGCCCTTGACTATTTCCTCTTTTATGTCTTCTGGGAAGTCGTCCTGATCCCGATGTATTTCCTTATAGCGATTTGGGGAGGACCTCGGCGCGCTTACGCTTCGATCAAATTCTTCATCTACACGCACGTTGCGAGCCTTGCGATGTTGATCACCATCATGGCCCTGTACTTCGAAGCGAAACCGATCCTCGGGTATGCGACGTTCAGCATCGTAGATATCGCAAGCGTCAGTGGGAATTTCAATTACCTCTTCCAGGTTGGTGCGTTCGCAGCGCTCTTCTTTGCATTCGGCGTCAAGATGCCAGTTGTACCATTTCATACGTGGCTTCCAGACGCCCACGTCGAAGCGCCGACAGCGGGAAGCGTTCTGCTTGCCGGACTCCTGCTCAAAATGGGGTCCTACGGTATTATCAGGATCGCATTGCCGACGCTTCCAGATGGCGCGAATGCGCTCATGCCCTTGATGCTTGCGATCGCGATCCTCTCGATCCTCTATGGGTCCCTGGTCTGTTTGGCTCAGAGGGACCTCAAGAAAATGGTGGCCTTTTCGTCGATCAGTCACATGGGCATTGTTCTCCTTGGCATTTCGACTGGATCTCAACTCGGTATCGCGGCAGCGGTGCTGCAGATGTTCGCACACGGACTCATCACAGCTGTTCT is from Methanomassiliicoccales archaeon and encodes:
- the nuoL gene encoding NADH-quinone oxidoreductase subunit L, producing the protein MQAVEFAWLIPIFPLIAGLIVGLIGHRLREGGGYVAITGSAISLIITAFVVAQVLDGSFDAADGVIDGVFEQSRSWLTLSETYSFEIGIYIDQLTALMLVVVSLVSTLVIIYSIAYMGEEGGRKRRYYTEISLFVGVMLGLVLANNYLELFIFWELVGLCSYLLIGFWYHKPSAASAAKKAFIVTRVGDIMFMVGLIILFTTFKTLNFRELFEMEVSGSDLGLLTIGTFMIFGGAIGKSAQFPLHDWLPDAMEGPTTVSALIHAATMVKAGVYLVARSFPLFVQTPDTLMVVAIIGGVTAFMAATMALNNPNIKRVLAYSTISQLGYMMLALGAGGYIFYYLHGAEGYTASMFHLMNHAFFKALLFLCAGSVIHAVNTEDMRLMGGLGKKMKITSFTMLIGALSISGIPPFSGFWSKDEVLATVFEACELNWVFALLYILGIATAFMTAFYMFRLWFMTFAGEEGEASSHAHESPKIMTIPLIILALLAAGSFLVLFVGGGFGSQIFFEEPHALTASEILAVTFTDPLTYLSIAVALCGVGMAYATYYKRTISPEIFVSTKARRTLYNILLNRYGFAVGYNAFAEKVVYGFAIVVDAFDRYVIDGIVNGVAFLLTRAGHYIRKIQTGYVQLYATIIIAAISVIIVLLYLIGGLR
- a CDS encoding NADH-quinone oxidoreductase subunit M, whose translation is MMLENVPILSLLILIPLIGSILVFALGNTRKAAASIALVFSAIPLALSIFLLLDFHIGAIGYQFIEKYTWIESYGIAYHLGVDGISVPMVFLTALLCFLAILFSWDVEHRTKEYMGLMLVLEVGVLGVFTALDYFLFYVFWEVVLIPMYFLIAIWGGPRRAYASIKFFIYTHVASLAMLITIMALYFEAKPILGYATFSIVDIASVSGNFNYLFQVGAFAALFFAFGVKMPVVPFHTWLPDAHVEAPTAGSVLLAGLLLKMGSYGIIRIALPTLPDGANALMPLMLAIAILSILYGSLVCLAQRDLKKMVAFSSISHMGIVLLGISTGSQLGIAAAVLQMFAHGLITAVLFMMCGVVQHKVGTREIPLLGGLAPKMPLAATFMTIGFLASLGLPGMIGFVAEFSVFIATFDAYAWILMLPIASVAITAGYYLWALQRTMFGPLTEKIDTSHAHDVNWYEAVPLAILAILIVFFGMFPGVVMDYITPSANIISAILGVG